A section of the Pseudovibrio sp. M1P-2-3 genome encodes:
- a CDS encoding PaaI family thioesterase, protein MFGFESSADFENNQAHCWIDIDERHLNSFGIVHGAVHTAILDVALALAVSVNVGRTDQHLTNTVSLNTNYVGAARAGRITATGRFTGGGRSILFAEGEVRDETGTIVSTATGIFKRVKK, encoded by the coding sequence ATGTTTGGTTTCGAATCCTCAGCGGACTTTGAAAACAATCAGGCCCATTGCTGGATTGATATTGATGAGCGCCACCTGAATTCCTTCGGGATCGTTCACGGTGCCGTTCACACCGCTATTTTGGATGTTGCCTTGGCTCTTGCTGTGTCGGTGAACGTTGGTCGCACGGACCAGCACCTGACTAACACAGTATCCCTTAATACCAACTATGTTGGAGCGGCGAGAGCCGGGCGCATAACAGCAACAGGACGTTTCACGGGAGGGGGACGTTCCATATTGTTTGCTGAGGGAGAAGTGCGGGATGAAACCGGCACTATTGTCTCCACCGCTACTGGTATTTTCAAGCGGGTCAAGAAGTAG
- a CDS encoding acyl-CoA dehydrogenase family protein, whose product MDLNYTPEELAFRDEVREFLKEQLPASLAEKVRNHRRIPREEYIDWHSRINARGWLNHHWPVEFGGPGWNAVQKHIFDEELSLAHGPRLLPFGLTMLAPVIQAFGSKEQQDFFLPKILDGTHWWCQGYSEPQSGSDLASLKTRAVREGDHYIVNGQKTWTTLGHHANWIFCLVRTDPSVKAQEGISFLLIDMKTPGITVRPIKLIDGSSEVNEVFFDDVKVPAWNLVGKENEGWTYAKYLLAYERTGVAGVGYSTAALETLKRIARNQKCRGKSLMENPLFASKIAKTEIDLMAMRTTNLRVVAKTAAGKSPGVESSMLKIKGTEVRQEINDLMCRAVGPYAMPFASEAVDEGANEQRVGPEYALPATKEYLNNRKLSIYGGSNEIQRNIISKAIIRL is encoded by the coding sequence ATGGACCTGAATTATACGCCAGAAGAACTTGCCTTCCGCGATGAAGTCCGGGAGTTTTTAAAGGAGCAGCTTCCTGCATCCTTGGCAGAAAAAGTACGTAACCACCGCCGGATACCCCGTGAAGAATACATCGACTGGCATTCGCGTATCAATGCGCGTGGCTGGTTGAACCACCACTGGCCGGTTGAATTTGGCGGTCCGGGCTGGAACGCGGTGCAAAAGCATATCTTTGATGAAGAGCTTTCTCTCGCCCACGGCCCGCGCCTGTTACCGTTTGGCTTGACCATGCTGGCGCCTGTTATACAGGCCTTTGGTTCCAAAGAGCAGCAGGACTTCTTCCTGCCCAAAATTCTTGATGGAACACACTGGTGGTGTCAGGGGTACTCCGAGCCGCAGTCCGGTTCCGATCTAGCCTCCCTTAAAACACGCGCTGTGCGTGAGGGGGATCACTACATCGTAAATGGGCAGAAAACCTGGACAACTCTTGGACATCACGCAAACTGGATCTTCTGTCTTGTGCGGACAGATCCGAGTGTCAAAGCACAGGAAGGTATTTCCTTCCTGCTGATTGACATGAAAACACCGGGTATCACCGTTCGCCCGATCAAGCTGATTGACGGCAGTTCGGAAGTGAACGAAGTTTTCTTTGATGATGTAAAGGTTCCCGCATGGAACTTGGTTGGTAAAGAAAATGAGGGCTGGACCTACGCCAAGTATCTGCTGGCCTATGAGCGCACAGGTGTTGCAGGTGTTGGCTACTCAACTGCTGCGCTTGAAACCCTCAAGCGGATTGCGCGTAACCAGAAATGCCGTGGCAAGAGCCTAATGGAAAACCCTTTGTTTGCGTCCAAAATTGCCAAAACGGAAATTGATCTGATGGCAATGAGAACAACCAACTTGCGGGTTGTGGCCAAAACGGCGGCTGGCAAGTCTCCCGGTGTTGAAAGCTCCATGCTGAAGATCAAAGGAACAGAGGTTCGTCAGGAAATCAACGATCTCATGTGCCGCGCCGTTGGGCCCTATGCTATGCCGTTTGCTTCTGAAGCCGTGGATGAGGGTGCCAATGAGCAGCGTGTTGGACCGGAATACGCGTTGCCTGCCACCAAGGAGTATCTGAATAACCGGAAACTCTCCATTTACGGTGGGTCCAACGAGATCCAGCGCAACATCATCAGCAAAGCAATTATTCGACTTTAA
- a CDS encoding acyl-CoA dehydrogenase family protein, giving the protein MDFNHTEERRMLKDSLARFLEANYSHEQRIKIVDAGKDGSPEVWKSFAELGVIGALFSEEQGGFGGGGFDIAVIFEELGRVASVEPLLQSALLGGRLLSELGTPEQKGMIEQIIGGELKVAFAHTEANNRYELDYVDTKVEAAGSGFVLNGEKVVVISGGSADKLIVSADAGGKLGLFIVDGNAKGVTRYSHENFDGVQAAEIKLSNVEVPAENVLGAVGSVLPAIETAVAAGVVALCAEALGAMEAAQALTTEYVRTRVQFGRAIGKFQALQHRLATVLVEIEQVRSAVINAAGNLEKEVAIRERNVSAGKCLVGQISKLVREEAIQMHGGIGMTEEYALSHFAKRLTLIDRQLGDADYHLERITSMIQAEVA; this is encoded by the coding sequence ATGGACTTTAATCATACTGAAGAACGGCGGATGCTGAAAGACAGTCTGGCGCGTTTCCTTGAGGCAAACTACTCTCATGAACAGCGTATAAAGATTGTAGATGCTGGCAAAGACGGCTCGCCAGAGGTTTGGAAAAGCTTTGCCGAGCTGGGCGTGATCGGTGCACTGTTTAGCGAAGAACAAGGCGGCTTTGGTGGTGGTGGCTTTGATATAGCTGTTATCTTTGAAGAGCTGGGCCGTGTTGCCAGTGTCGAGCCTCTTCTCCAGTCTGCTTTGCTGGGTGGGCGATTGCTTTCTGAGCTTGGCACACCTGAGCAAAAAGGCATGATTGAGCAGATAATTGGCGGCGAGCTGAAAGTGGCTTTTGCCCACACAGAGGCAAACAATCGCTACGAGCTGGACTATGTGGACACAAAGGTTGAAGCAGCAGGTTCTGGTTTTGTTCTTAATGGTGAAAAGGTAGTTGTCATCAGCGGCGGCAGCGCGGACAAGCTGATTGTGAGTGCTGATGCTGGTGGAAAGCTCGGTCTGTTCATTGTGGATGGAAATGCCAAGGGAGTGACCCGTTACTCTCACGAGAATTTCGACGGTGTGCAGGCTGCTGAAATCAAGCTCTCCAACGTGGAAGTGCCAGCCGAAAATGTTCTGGGTGCAGTCGGCAGTGTGCTACCTGCCATTGAAACAGCCGTCGCTGCGGGTGTTGTGGCTCTTTGTGCAGAAGCACTTGGTGCAATGGAAGCAGCTCAAGCACTGACAACTGAATATGTGCGTACCCGCGTGCAATTTGGCCGCGCTATTGGTAAGTTTCAGGCGCTTCAACATCGTTTGGCGACAGTACTGGTTGAAATCGAGCAGGTTCGCTCTGCAGTTATCAATGCGGCCGGTAACCTTGAGAAGGAAGTGGCTATCCGCGAGCGCAACGTTTCTGCTGGCAAGTGTCTGGTTGGTCAGATTAGTAAGCTGGTTCGCGAGGAGGCGATCCAGATGCATGGCGGTATCGGCATGACAGAAGAATATGCCCTTTCCCACTTTGCCAAGCGTTTGACGCTGATCGACCGTCAACTGGGCGATGCCGACTACCATCTGGAGCGGATCACCAGCATGATACAGGCTGAAGTTGCCTAA
- a CDS encoding acetyl-CoA C-acyltransferase — translation MREAVFVSTARTPIGKAFRGAFNATPGPTLVAESAKAAVERSGVEHDMIEDFYLGCAFPEGATSRNVARLAAIRAGLPVTTGGVTITRFCASGIQAISMAANAIVQDGVPCVLAGGAESISLNHNIKHIQDPWLAEHKPAVYMPMIETADIVAKRYNVSREAQDEYALQSQMRTAKAQKADLFADEIISVSTVKKVKDKETEEVSDVAVTIERDECNRPTTTLEGLSKLEPVRGPEQFITAGNASQLSDGSAAVVMMEAKEAEKRGLNPLGAFRGFATAGCEPDEMGIGPVYAIPRLLERHGLKIDDIDIWELNEAFASQVLYCRDTLGIDNEKLNVNGGAISIGHPYGMTGARQAGHILLEGKRRGAKYGVVTMCIGSGQGAAGLIEIY, via the coding sequence ATGCGTGAAGCTGTATTTGTTTCAACGGCCCGTACACCCATCGGCAAAGCCTTTCGTGGTGCCTTTAACGCCACGCCCGGCCCAACTCTTGTTGCTGAATCTGCCAAAGCGGCTGTAGAGCGCTCTGGAGTGGAACACGACATGATCGAGGATTTCTACCTTGGTTGCGCGTTCCCTGAAGGTGCCACAAGCCGCAACGTGGCACGCCTTGCAGCTATTCGCGCGGGCCTGCCGGTGACAACAGGTGGCGTGACCATTACCCGTTTTTGCGCCTCGGGCATTCAGGCCATTTCCATGGCGGCAAATGCCATTGTTCAAGATGGCGTACCGTGTGTGCTTGCTGGCGGTGCGGAGTCAATCTCCCTTAACCACAATATCAAGCACATTCAGGACCCGTGGCTGGCAGAGCATAAGCCTGCCGTTTACATGCCTATGATTGAAACTGCGGACATTGTGGCCAAACGCTACAATGTTTCCCGTGAGGCGCAGGACGAATATGCCTTGCAAAGCCAGATGCGCACCGCAAAGGCACAGAAGGCTGACTTGTTTGCCGATGAAATTATCTCGGTCAGCACTGTTAAAAAGGTGAAGGACAAGGAGACTGAAGAGGTTTCTGATGTGGCTGTCACCATTGAGCGGGATGAATGTAATCGTCCGACCACTACGCTTGAGGGCCTTTCCAAGTTGGAGCCTGTGCGTGGTCCCGAGCAGTTTATCACTGCTGGCAACGCCTCCCAACTTTCCGATGGTTCTGCAGCCGTTGTTATGATGGAAGCAAAAGAGGCTGAAAAGCGTGGCCTGAATCCGCTGGGCGCCTTCCGTGGCTTCGCCACTGCGGGCTGTGAGCCTGACGAGATGGGCATTGGACCTGTTTATGCCATTCCGCGTCTGTTGGAGCGTCATGGTCTCAAGATCGATGATATCGACATTTGGGAACTGAATGAGGCCTTTGCCTCGCAGGTTCTTTACTGCCGCGACACACTAGGCATTGACAACGAGAAGCTGAATGTGAATGGCGGAGCCATCTCCATTGGGCACCCCTATGGCATGACCGGAGCCCGTCAGGCTGGGCACATCTTGCTGGAAGGCAAGCGTCGCGGTGCCAAATACGGTGTTGTGACAATGTGCATTGGCAGTGGCCAGGGTGCTGCCGGTCTCATCGAAATTTACTAA